The following is a genomic window from candidate division WOR-3 bacterium.
AAGTCAAGCCGCAAAACCCAGCCAACCCCCTGCCGCGCAACCCAGGAAGGGCTTGTCTCCAAGACGCCATCGTTATTGCGATACATTGACACCTTTCGGCGCTGACCGACAAACAAATCCAAATCACCATCATTGTCAATATCGCAGAACCTGATGGCATCGGAAGGCACGCTGTCGGTTGCCGACCAAAAGGGCAGACTGTCAAAAACACCGCCGTTATTCTGATAGATGCGGGCACGGTCATAATTGTTGGTATAGGCATCACCCGCAGAGATGGCAAGGTCAAGGTCACCATCAAGGTCAACATCACCCAAACAGCAGTCAAAAGATGAGTGCCTGTCAGCCGCAACCCAAAAGGGTTGGGGTTCAAGCCCTGAGTCGCTGTTAAGATAAAGGCGCACCTTCAACTCGCCGGTCATAAAATAACCGAGATAGGCAACCGCAAAGTCAGGTAAACCGTCATTATTGACATCACCGCTATAGCAGTGCCCGAAATAGCCGGAGTCAATAGAGCGCCAGGATGCATTTGTCTCCAAAACCCCGGTGTTATTCAGATAAACCGCATTGCGGTCATAAGCCATATCATTGCCATTGGAGATTAAAAAATCCAGATAACCGTCGCCATTCACATCCGCGAAACTGCCACCGGTTGAATAGTCCCGGTCAAGCGAAATCCAGTCCGGTGCGGACGGCAAAGGCACCTGGGCAAACGGGAAACTCAAGCAAAACGATAATAAGAGAAATCCGGTCTTTTTCATCTTCTCTACCAGTCTAACCGCAAACCCTGCTCTGGTCAAGAACAGATAAAAAAATTCGCCCACCAATCCCTTTTAGCCGGTTCTTATACAAAAGCCAAAGGGAGCGATTGGAGAGAAACCCAGTTTTCATCCCCAGAGCGAGATAGGAGGGGGAGGGGTGGGGAGGACCTACCCTTTGAAGGAAAAAAACAAGAGGCTAAGAATCTTAAGTAATTGTCAGTTCGTGCCTTAACCCAATTTTCACCTAAATTGGGCACTGGTGCAGTTGTTCTAAACCGGGAGAGGTAGGGGATAGTAAGATGGTTGAGTTTTTGGGAGGGGGTGATGGAAATAAAATGCTTGACAAGGAGGGGAGGGGGGGTAAAATTAGATGAGTAAGTTTGGAGGCTCTTGGTTTTATGTGGCGGAAGCAGAGGTCATTGCGGCGCTCTGGTTCCGCTAAAAGGAATAAAAGTCAAAAAAGGAGGAATTCGTGAAAAAACTAATCGCCGCTTGTGCAATCGTCGCACTGATTTTCGCGCTCGGCTGTCCGAGCAAAAAGACAGAGGAAAAGGCAAAGCCGACAAAGGCTGAAAGCACCTTAACGGTGCCGCCGCCGGAATCTGCGGCTGTGACACCGGCAGAGTCGGTTAAGGCACCGGCAGAGTCGGTGAAGGCACCCGAACCGGCACCTCAGCCCAAGCCGGCACCTCAACCCTCTGGTAAACCACCTAAAGTGGGCCGTTAAAAGAAAGGAGGAGGAAATGAAAAGGCTACTGCCTGTTCTAACTATCCTCGCCTGGGTAGTTCTGGGTGTCATTTCGATTGGCTCTGACTGCAGTAATATCGTCGGTGGCGCACCAACCGGTCTTGCGGTTGTTGCTGATTCCGACTCAACTGTTAAACTCACCTGGAGTGCGCCCGCAGAAGGAACACCGGACAAATACATCGTCTATTTCAAGGCGGTTGATGCTGCAGACTTTGTGATGGTTGCCAACAATGTTACTACCACCTCTTATGTCCATAATCCCAATGGCAAAACCGGGACCTATAAGGTTGCCGCCCAGTTCGGCTCGCAGGAGTACCCAAGCCTGACAACCGTTTCCACTGTGCCGATTGCCACCTCAGCATTGACGGTGGCTGAACTCAACGCGGCGGGCAACTCCGGATATGGCTGGAGCCGGACCAATGGCACAGGCGCTACCTACTCAATGACGCAGGCGGCAAATGCGGCAAATGTTGACTTCTACAT
Proteins encoded in this region:
- a CDS encoding fibronectin type III domain-containing protein, coding for MKRLLPVLTILAWVVLGVISIGSDCSNIVGGAPTGLAVVADSDSTVKLTWSAPAEGTPDKYIVYFKAVDAADFVMVANNVTTTSYVHNPNGKTGTYKVAAQFGSQEYPSLTTVSTVPIATSALTVAELNAAGNSGYGWSRTNGTGATYSMTQAANAANVDFYITDFQTSTYSIASPDMGPTDPGNVVPAGSWRVNAIAGPLTSETAPLPAHNPNVYANYQDITQTPFLAAIYTQDGYYALAKLDGFNAGDKTYQVSGWFQLVKGLRLIQH